In a single window of the Acyrthosiphon pisum isolate AL4f chromosome X, pea_aphid_22Mar2018_4r6ur, whole genome shotgun sequence genome:
- the LOC100571851 gene encoding salivary glue protein Sgs-3-like — MNQSQHRHQNDQRSQPSICDTEDRQLSQIIINFGTVVTSDSGQQTNSEVQEVPLEKKRRTCKTTARPPQDRSSCTRGPVDRSTSTCPPSERSTSSCQPPERPIPTCPPERSSCTRAPADRPNPTCPPPDRPSCTRGPADRSTSTCPTERSSCTRAPADRPNPTCPPPDRSSCTRGSADRSTSTCQTERSSCTRAQPDRTTSTCPPPERSSCARTPADRPIPTCPSERSSCPRAPADRSTRGSGAPTDRTNSSCPLAGHSSFTLPQASSTFIRPSTDRSNFTCPQADRNNRSISTRSPPDWSTSTRSLADRSNSVRPPNVRPPNVRPPNVRPYGMESNTTTRESCSRYQENHPSTQQRAHSESGMKSKTSSCYCDNGNSDY, encoded by the coding sequence ATGAATCAATCTCAGCACCGTCACCAGAACGATCAGCGTTCGCAACCATCTATCTGTGATACAGAAGACCGCCAACTATCACAGATCATCATCAACTTCGGGACGGTGGTGACCAGCGACTCAGGTCAGCAGACCAATTCGGAAGTCCAGGAAGTTCCGTTGGAGAAAAAGCGACGAACATGTAAGACCACCGCCCGTCCACCGCAAGATCGTTCAAGCTGTACACGCGGGCCTGTCGATCGTTCGACCTCCACCTGTCCACCTTCTGAACGTTCGACCTCTTCCTGTCAACCGCCTGAACGACCAATCCCCACCTGCCCACCAGAGCGTTCAAGTTGTACACGTGCCCCAGCCGATCGTCCAAACCCCACCTGTCCGCCGCCAGATCGTCCAAGCTGTACACGCGGGCCTGCTGATCGTTCGACTTCTACCTGTCCAACAGAGCGTTCAAGTTGTACACGTGCCCCAGCCGATCGTCCAAACCCCACCTGTCCACCGCCAGATCGTTCAAGCTGTACACGCGGGTCTGCCGATCGTTCGACTTCTACCTGTCAAACAGAGCGTTCAAGCTGTACACGTGCGCAACCCGATCGTACAACTTCTACCTGTCCACCACCCGAACGTTCAAGTTGTGCACGAACCCCAGCCGATCGTCCAATACCCACCTGTCCATCAGAGCGTTCAAGTTGTCCACGTGCCCCAGCCGATCGTTCAACACGCGGTTCAGGTGCGCCAACTGATCGTACCAACTCTTCTTGTCCATTGGCCGGTCATTCGTCTTTTACTCTACCACAAGCATCTTCGACCTTTATACGTCCATCGACGGATCGGTCGAATTTCACATGTCCGCAGGCTGATCGGAACAATCGTTCAATAAGTACACGTTCGCCGCCTGATTGGTCAACATCTACCCGTTCACTGGCAGATCGTTCGAACTCCGTCCGTCCACCTAACGTTCGTCCTCCCAACGTCCGTCCACCTAACGTCCGTCCATATGGGATGGAATCTAATACGACGACGCGGGAATCTTGCAGTCGGTACCAAGAAAACCACCCAAGTACTCAACAGAGAGCCCATTCTGAATCTGGGATGAAGTCAAAGACGTCGTCATGTTATTGCGATAATGGCAACTCGGACTACTAG